The window TGTTTGGAACCACTGAGCAAGTGAGCATACGTGTGGTTAATTAGGTATTACAAAACTGAATATCGAAAAGGAAATATAGCGATCGACTCGAGGGATTTAGTTACGTGGAAGAAAATCCGACGCGGAAAATTGTTCACAACAAAGCTGCCAGCATGGTGCACAAGTGAAAAGCTGAACACCTGAAATATCCTGGTGAGAGCTAGGCATGTGATCagtgtgaactagattattgactagaATGTTGATGAGACGGTGGTTTTCTATAGGCATGGAGACTTTCAAGTTCAAACACAGTGCAGATTCATTTGCAAGGTGGCCAGAATATGCATACAGAAAAAAAGATTTCATTTCCCTTTGAGATGCAGCTTAGTCAGGAAACATATCAAACCGAACCACTAATTCAGATTCAGATACGACCAATTCAAGAGTTAATTCAGATTCAGGTACAACTCCAGACGACTGTTGTCATGCGTCGGGATGCGCGCGCATATGGACGGACCCAAAAGCCTTAATTACTCAAACAGGCTGTCATTTGAACGTTTCGTCACACACACCACACGCTTCCCATGTGCAAACCCTAGCTAGCTCAAAAAACCTGCGAGAACATTGTTGCCCTGTCCTCAGCCACCTTTGAGGTTTTAACCCAGAGAGAGAGACAGGACACGGCCCCAGGGCCTATAAATAGCCGCTCTCGCAGCAAGAGAGACACCAAACCAAACACAAAGGACTTCCAGGAGCCCCCAGCACCCCAGGCACAAGAAAGTAGTGTTATTAGTTCGAGTAGAACATCACATCTCACCTGAAGATGTCTTCTGGGTCGTCGTCTCGGAGCAACTCCCCGAGCTCGGACTCGGAGTGGAGCAAGGAGAACAAGATGTTCGAGGAGGCGCTCGCCTACTACGGCGTGAGCTCCCCCAACCTCTGGGAGAAGGTGGCCAGCGCCATGGGGGGTACCAAGTCTGCTGAGGAGGTGCGCCGCCACTTCCAGATCCTTGTCGACGACATCAACAACATCGAGCACGGCCGCATCCCCTTCCCCAAGTACAAGACCCAAGGATTCTGGACCTAGTAAAAGGTATAATTCTCAACGGGCATAGGATACTCTGATGTTAACAAAGTTTTCAGTTGAGCATAACCGTACCAGTTACTGCTGTATTTGTCTGCTTCCTGGGAAAAGTATGCTACGCATGACTGTGTCGTTTGCATAAAGATGTTTTTTTAACTCTAAAGGCATAGCATGCAGGGGTATTTAtgtatttttctttttatttaggCGTTACTTACCACCATGCATACATGATGACTGGCACCA is drawn from Aegilops tauschii subsp. strangulata cultivar AL8/78 chromosome 1, Aet v6.0, whole genome shotgun sequence and contains these coding sequences:
- the LOC141026150 gene encoding protein RADIALIS-like 3, whose translation is MSSGSSSRSNSPSSDSEWSKENKMFEEALAYYGVSSPNLWEKVASAMGGTKSAEEVRRHFQILVDDINNIEHGRIPFPKYKTQGFWT